In Streptomyces qaidamensis, one DNA window encodes the following:
- a CDS encoding S9 family peptidase, translating to MTTEPHSFPRRHARTQRFTLGAPRSFTVAPDGSRVVFLRSGSGTDRANSLWVLDVEEGGERVAADPRALLGGSSEELSPEERARRERSREGGAGIVGYATDSAVELASFALSGRLFAAELRAGTARELPAPGPVIDPRPAPDGRHVAYVAQGALRVVGAEGEGDRALAEPESENVSYGLAEFIAAEEMGRSRGFWWAPESDRLLMARVDDTPVGRWWIADPAHPEREPQRVPYPAAGTGNAEVRLFVVGLDGLRTEVAWDRARFPYLAHVHWSAAGAPLLLVQARDQRSQLILAVDPDSGATRMVHADEDRTWLDLFPGVPCWSPSGQLVRIADEGGARVLAVGDRPLTGGQLHVRAVLDVSEHDVLISASAGAEAAGEAETGQVHVYRVNELGVERVSQEPGVHAAVRAGEVTVLVSATLNRPGSRAQVLRDGKPTRTVPSYAEDPGMSPRVTLTEGGARRVPCAVLMPRDYDGDTPLPVLMDPYGGPHGQRVVASHNAHLTSQWFADQGFAVVVADGRGTPGRSPAWEKAVHHDFTLSLDDQVEALEDLAKRYPLDLSRVAIRGWSFGGWLAGLAVLRRPDVFHAGIAGAPVTDWALYDTHYTERYLGTPAEHPESYAKSSLVTAEGLSSPAEPHRPLMIVHGLADDNVVVAHALRLSSALLAAGRPHEVLPLSGVTHITPQEQVAENLLLLQVDFLKRSLGMPTA from the coding sequence ATGACGACCGAGCCTCACTCCTTCCCCCGACGGCACGCCCGTACCCAGCGCTTCACGCTCGGCGCGCCGCGTTCGTTCACCGTGGCGCCCGACGGTTCGCGTGTCGTGTTCCTGCGCTCCGGTTCCGGTACGGACCGGGCGAATTCGCTCTGGGTCCTCGATGTGGAGGAGGGCGGGGAGCGCGTGGCCGCCGACCCGCGCGCTCTGCTGGGCGGCTCCTCGGAGGAGCTCTCACCCGAGGAACGGGCCCGGCGCGAACGCAGCCGCGAGGGTGGCGCCGGCATCGTCGGATACGCCACCGACTCGGCCGTAGAATTGGCCTCTTTTGCCTTGTCAGGGCGGCTTTTCGCGGCCGAGCTGCGGGCCGGGACGGCACGTGAGCTGCCCGCGCCGGGGCCCGTGATCGACCCGCGTCCGGCGCCCGACGGGCGGCATGTCGCCTATGTCGCGCAGGGTGCCCTGCGGGTGGTGGGCGCCGAGGGGGAGGGCGACCGGGCGCTCGCCGAGCCGGAGTCGGAGAACGTCTCGTACGGGCTGGCCGAGTTCATCGCCGCCGAGGAGATGGGGCGTTCGCGGGGCTTCTGGTGGGCTCCGGAGTCGGACCGGCTGCTCATGGCGCGGGTGGACGACACGCCGGTGGGGCGGTGGTGGATCGCCGACCCGGCGCATCCGGAGCGGGAGCCGCAGCGGGTGCCGTACCCGGCGGCGGGCACGGGCAACGCGGAGGTGCGGCTGTTCGTGGTCGGGCTGGACGGGCTGCGCACGGAGGTCGCCTGGGACCGGGCGCGCTTTCCGTACCTGGCACATGTCCACTGGTCAGCGGCGGGCGCGCCGCTGCTGCTCGTACAGGCGCGCGACCAGCGCAGTCAGCTGATCCTGGCCGTGGATCCGGACTCCGGCGCGACGCGGATGGTGCACGCCGACGAAGATCGAACATGGCTTGATCTTTTCCCCGGCGTGCCCTGCTGGAGCCCGTCCGGGCAGCTGGTGCGGATCGCCGACGAGGGCGGTGCGCGGGTGCTGGCGGTCGGGGACCGGCCGCTCACCGGCGGGCAGTTGCACGTTCGGGCCGTGCTGGACGTCTCCGAGCACGACGTGCTGATCTCGGCATCGGCGGGTGCGGAGGCCGCCGGTGAGGCGGAGACGGGCCAGGTGCATGTGTACCGGGTGAACGAGCTGGGCGTGGAGCGGGTGTCGCAGGAGCCGGGCGTGCACGCGGCGGTGCGGGCCGGGGAGGTGACGGTTCTGGTCTCGGCGACACTGAACCGGCCAGGTTCGCGCGCGCAGGTCCTGCGCGACGGAAAACCGACCAGGACTGTCCCTTCGTACGCGGAAGATCCTGGTATGTCCCCCCGCGTGACGCTCACCGAGGGGGGCGCACGCCGCGTCCCGTGCGCCGTGCTTATGCCTCGGGACTACGACGGTGACACCCCCCTGCCGGTGCTCATGGACCCCTACGGAGGCCCCCACGGTCAGCGGGTGGTCGCCTCCCACAACGCCCACCTCACGTCGCAGTGGTTCGCGGACCAGGGCTTCGCGGTCGTGGTCGCGGACGGCCGCGGCACCCCGGGCCGGTCCCCCGCCTGGGAGAAAGCGGTCCACCACGACTTCACGTTGTCGCTGGACGACCAGGTGGAGGCGCTGGAGGATCTCGCGAAGCGCTACCCCCTGGACCTGTCCCGGGTGGCGATCCGCGGCTGGTCCTTCGGCGGCTGGCTGGCGGGTCTGGCGGTGCTGCGCCGCCCGGACGTCTTCCACGCGGGCATCGCGGGCGCGCCGGTGACGGACTGGGCCCTGTACGACACCCACTACACGGAGCGGTACCTGGGCACGCCCGCGGAACACCCGGAGTCCTACGCCAAGAGTTCGCTGGTGACCGCCGAGGGGTTGTCCTCCCCCGCCGAGCCGCACCGCCCTCTGATGATCGTGCACGGTCTCGCCGACGACAACGTGGTGGTCGCCCACGCCCTGCGCCTGTCCTCGGCCCTGCTGGCCGCCGGCCGCCCCCACGAGGTGTTGCCGCTGTCCGGCGTCACCCACATCACCCCGCAGGAACAGGTCGCCGAGAACCTGCTCCTGCTCCAGGTCGACTTCCTGAAGCGCTCCCTGGGCATGCCGACCGCCTGA
- a CDS encoding DUF397 domain-containing protein: MIHKTSYGGASDLAWFKSGYSSGAETDSCVEVAEEPGTVHVRDSKVVEGPRLAFAPAAWTGVVPYAKGN, from the coding sequence ATGATCCACAAGACCTCGTACGGGGGCGCCTCCGACTTGGCGTGGTTCAAGAGCGGCTACAGCAGCGGCGCGGAGACGGACTCCTGCGTCGAGGTCGCCGAAGAACCCGGCACCGTGCACGTCCGTGACTCGAAGGTCGTCGAGGGTCCCCGGCTGGCCTTCGCCCCCGCCGCGTGGACCGGCGTCGTGCCCTACGCGAAAGGGAACTGA
- a CDS encoding ABC transporter ATP-binding protein codes for MTTTAPVVEFDQVSKAYDAVRAVDGLTLGLSPGQTVALLGPNGAGKSTTLDLLLGLKRPVSGTVRLFGTSPRDAIVAGRVGAMLQSGGLMDEVTVAELVRLACDLHPKPYRPSEVMARAGVAQIADRKVDKLSGGQAQRVRFALATAGDSDLIVLDEPTTGMDVTTRQAFWATMRKQADQGRTVLFATHYLEEADAVADRVLVLHRGRLLADGTAAEIKARAGARRVSFDVEGAIDEPALRALPFLTGIDISGRTVRIQSSDADATVHALYGLGVYPRNLEVAGLGLEQAFVAITTAEEAKSR; via the coding sequence ATGACAACGACAGCCCCGGTGGTCGAGTTCGACCAGGTGAGCAAGGCATACGACGCCGTCCGGGCCGTGGACGGACTGACCCTCGGTCTCAGCCCCGGCCAGACCGTGGCGCTGCTCGGCCCCAACGGCGCCGGCAAGTCCACCACCCTCGATCTGCTGCTCGGCCTCAAGAGGCCCGTCAGCGGCACGGTCCGTCTCTTCGGCACCAGCCCCCGGGACGCCATCGTCGCCGGGCGCGTGGGCGCCATGCTGCAGAGCGGCGGACTCATGGACGAGGTCACGGTCGCCGAACTCGTGCGGCTCGCCTGCGACCTGCACCCGAAGCCGTACCGGCCCTCCGAGGTCATGGCGCGTGCGGGCGTCGCGCAGATCGCCGACCGCAAGGTCGACAAGCTCTCCGGCGGCCAGGCCCAGCGCGTCCGCTTCGCCCTGGCCACCGCGGGCGACAGCGACCTCATCGTCCTGGACGAGCCCACCACCGGCATGGACGTCACCACCCGCCAGGCCTTCTGGGCCACCATGCGCAAACAGGCCGACCAGGGCCGGACCGTGCTCTTCGCCACCCACTACCTCGAAGAGGCCGACGCCGTCGCCGACCGGGTCCTCGTCCTGCACCGCGGACGGCTCCTCGCAGACGGCACGGCGGCCGAGATCAAGGCCAGGGCGGGTGCCCGCCGGGTCTCCTTCGACGTGGAGGGCGCCATCGACGAACCCGCCCTGCGCGCCCTGCCGTTCCTGACCGGGATCGACATCTCCGGTCGGACCGTGCGCATCCAGTCCTCCGACGCCGACGCGACCGTCCACGCCCTGTACGGGCTCGGCGTCTACCCCCGCAACCTCGAAGTCGCCGGGCTCGGCCTGGAGCAGGCCTTCGTCGCCATCACCACCGCCGAGGAGGCGAAGTCCCGGTGA
- a CDS encoding ABC transporter ATP-binding protein, with translation MAELGKKDESMDAAPSVTEVETVDVATEEAAVAALDAPAERGEPILQVRNLVKHFPLTQGILFKRQVGAVKAVDGISFDLYQGETLGIVGESGCGKSTVAKLLMMLEKATAGEVFYKGQDITKLSGRALKAVRRNIQMVFQDPYTSLNPRMTVGDIIGETFEIHPEVAPKGDRRRKVQDLLDVVGLNPEYINRYPHQFSGGQRQRIGIARGLALNPEIIICDEPVSALDVSVQAQVINLMEKLQDEFNLSYLFIAHDLSIVRHISDRVGVMYLGKMAEIGTDTEIYDHPTHPYTQALLSAVPVPDPESREGRERIILTGDVPSPANPPSGCRFRTRCWKAEDKCAQEAPLLAVPERFKGEDTPAAHDSACHFAEEKDVVHAA, from the coding sequence ATGGCTGAGCTGGGCAAGAAGGACGAGTCCATGGACGCCGCCCCCAGCGTCACCGAGGTCGAGACGGTCGACGTCGCGACCGAGGAGGCGGCGGTGGCCGCGCTCGACGCGCCGGCGGAGCGCGGTGAGCCGATCCTCCAGGTGCGCAACCTGGTCAAGCACTTCCCGCTGACCCAGGGCATCCTGTTCAAGCGTCAGGTCGGCGCGGTCAAGGCCGTGGACGGGATCTCCTTCGACCTCTACCAGGGCGAGACGCTCGGCATCGTGGGCGAGTCCGGCTGTGGCAAGTCCACGGTCGCCAAGCTGCTGATGATGCTGGAGAAGGCCACCGCGGGCGAGGTCTTCTACAAGGGCCAGGACATCACCAAGCTGTCCGGGCGGGCGCTGAAGGCGGTCCGCCGGAACATCCAGATGGTGTTCCAGGACCCGTACACCTCGCTCAACCCCCGTATGACGGTGGGCGACATCATCGGGGAGACCTTCGAGATCCACCCCGAGGTGGCGCCGAAGGGCGACCGCCGCCGCAAGGTCCAGGACCTCCTGGACGTGGTCGGTCTCAACCCCGAGTACATCAACCGCTACCCGCACCAGTTCTCCGGCGGTCAGCGCCAGCGCATCGGCATCGCCCGCGGCCTGGCCCTGAACCCCGAGATCATCATCTGCGACGAGCCGGTCTCCGCGCTCGACGTGTCCGTTCAGGCGCAGGTCATCAACCTGATGGAGAAGCTCCAGGACGAGTTCAACCTGTCCTACCTCTTCATCGCGCACGACCTGTCGATCGTCCGGCACATCTCGGACCGCGTGGGCGTGATGTACCTCGGCAAGATGGCCGAGATCGGCACGGACACGGAGATCTACGACCACCCGACGCACCCCTACACCCAGGCGCTGCTGTCGGCCGTCCCGGTCCCCGACCCGGAGTCCCGCGAGGGCCGCGAGCGGATCATCCTCACCGGCGACGTCCCGTCCCCGGCCAACCCGCCCTCGGGCTGCCGCTTCCGTACCCGCTGCTGGAAGGCCGAGGACAAGTGCGCCCAGGAGGCCCCCCTCCTGGCGGTCCCCGAGCGCTTCAAGGGCGAGGACACCCCGGCGGCCCACGATTCCGCCTGCCACTTCGCAGAGGAAAAGGACGTGGTCCACGCGGCCTGA
- a CDS encoding ABC transporter ATP-binding protein, with protein sequence MTIIDETAESPSADGSQGAGRPLLEVRDLHVEFRTRDGVAKAVNGVNYSVAAGETLAVLGESGSGKSVTAQAIMGILDMPPGSIPKGEILFRGQDMLKMSGEERRKIRGNKIAMIFQDALSSLNPVLSVGYQLGEMFRVHQGMSKKDAKAKAIELMDRVKIPAAKERVGDYPHQFSGGMRQRIMIAMALALEPDLIIADEPTTALDVTVQAQVMDLLAELQREYNMGLILITHDLGVVADVADKIAVMYAGRIVEHAPVHELYKRPAHPYTKGLLHSIPRLDQKGQELYAIKGLPPNLTRIPSGCAFNPRCPQAQDICRTDIPPLHPVTERDGGELTGRGSACHFWKETIHG encoded by the coding sequence GTGACCATCATCGATGAAACGGCCGAGAGCCCCTCGGCCGACGGCTCGCAGGGCGCGGGCCGCCCGCTGCTCGAAGTCCGTGACCTGCACGTGGAGTTCCGCACCCGCGACGGAGTCGCCAAGGCCGTCAACGGCGTCAACTACTCCGTCGCCGCGGGTGAGACGCTCGCCGTGCTCGGCGAGTCCGGCTCCGGCAAGTCCGTCACCGCCCAGGCCATCATGGGCATCCTCGACATGCCGCCCGGCAGCATCCCCAAGGGAGAGATCCTCTTCCGCGGCCAGGACATGCTGAAGATGTCCGGCGAAGAGCGCCGGAAGATCCGCGGCAACAAGATCGCGATGATCTTCCAGGACGCGCTCTCCTCGTTGAACCCGGTGCTCTCGGTGGGCTACCAGCTCGGCGAGATGTTCCGCGTGCACCAGGGCATGTCCAAGAAGGACGCCAAGGCCAAGGCGATCGAGCTGATGGACCGGGTGAAGATCCCGGCCGCGAAGGAGCGCGTCGGGGACTACCCGCACCAGTTCTCCGGCGGTATGCGCCAGCGCATCATGATCGCCATGGCGCTCGCGCTGGAGCCGGACCTGATCATCGCCGACGAGCCGACCACGGCCCTCGACGTGACGGTCCAGGCCCAGGTGATGGACCTGCTCGCGGAGCTGCAGCGCGAGTACAACATGGGTCTGATCCTGATCACCCACGACCTCGGCGTGGTCGCCGACGTCGCGGACAAGATCGCGGTGATGTACGCAGGGCGCATCGTCGAGCACGCCCCGGTGCACGAGCTGTACAAGCGGCCCGCGCACCCGTACACCAAGGGTCTGCTGCACTCGATCCCGCGCCTGGACCAGAAGGGCCAGGAGCTGTACGCGATCAAGGGCCTGCCGCCCAACCTGACGCGTATCCCGTCCGGCTGCGCCTTCAACCCGCGGTGCCCGCAGGCGCAGGACATCTGCCGTACGGACATCCCGCCGCTGCACCCCGTCACCGAGCGGGACGGCGGCGAGCTGACCGGCCGCGGCAGCGCGTGCCACTTCTGGAAGGAGACGATCCATGGCTGA
- a CDS encoding ABC transporter permease: MPDKTIEKRVDALPGDTASTAGVVVTDSGPAPDKARSLWSDAWHDLRRNPLFLVSAVLIVFLLVMSLWPGLFTSASPRDADLAKHYLGKPNWGHFFAPDWLGYDVQGRSIYARVVHGARASITVGVGVTVAVTILGTVIGMIAGYFGGWTDTLLSRMTDIFLGIPFLLGALVVLNSFEERTVWVVIMALAFLGWTQIARVARGAVITIKQADYVVAARALGASTSRILFRHILPNALAPIIVVATIALGGYIAAEATLSFLGVGLGDTAVSWGGDVARGREQLRIAPHTLIIPSVMVSITVLSFLMFGDAVRNALDPKLR; encoded by the coding sequence ATGCCTGACAAGACCATCGAGAAGAGGGTCGACGCCCTTCCCGGGGACACCGCGAGCACTGCCGGCGTCGTCGTGACCGATTCCGGTCCGGCTCCCGACAAGGCGCGCAGCCTGTGGTCCGACGCCTGGCACGACCTGCGGCGCAACCCGCTGTTCCTGGTATCGGCCGTGCTGATCGTGTTCCTGCTCGTGATGTCGCTCTGGCCGGGCCTGTTCACCAGCGCCTCGCCGCGCGACGCCGACCTGGCCAAGCACTACCTGGGCAAGCCGAACTGGGGCCACTTCTTCGCCCCGGACTGGCTCGGCTACGACGTCCAGGGCCGCTCGATCTACGCCCGTGTCGTCCACGGTGCCCGCGCCTCGATCACCGTGGGTGTGGGTGTCACCGTCGCCGTCACCATTCTCGGCACGGTCATCGGCATGATCGCCGGCTACTTCGGCGGCTGGACCGACACCCTGCTCTCGCGGATGACCGACATCTTCCTCGGCATCCCGTTCCTGCTCGGCGCCCTGGTGGTGCTCAACTCCTTCGAGGAGCGCACCGTCTGGGTCGTCATCATGGCCCTGGCCTTCCTCGGCTGGACCCAGATCGCCCGAGTCGCCCGCGGTGCCGTGATCACCATCAAGCAGGCGGACTACGTGGTGGCCGCCAGGGCACTCGGTGCCTCGACGTCCCGGATCCTGTTCCGGCACATCCTGCCCAACGCGCTCGCGCCCATCATCGTCGTGGCGACCATCGCACTCGGCGGCTACATCGCGGCCGAAGCGACCCTGTCCTTCCTGGGCGTGGGTCTCGGTGACACGGCCGTGTCCTGGGGCGGCGACGTGGCGCGTGGACGTGAGCAGCTCCGTATCGCCCCCCACACCCTGATCATCCCCTCGGTGATGGTCTCGATCACGGTGCTCTCGTTCCTGATGTTCGGCGATGCGGTACGCAACGCCCTCGACCCCAAGCTGCGCTGA
- a CDS encoding DUF6113 family protein: MNDRTPMLAQPMRPPTAGRAAACLAFFVLGAVVGVAGALVQPGWFPGGLLLALAGEAGAVLGATRVLRGRAGGVAVAAGWMLAVVLLTASRTEGDFVFAAGSGSYLFLLGGIAVAVICATLAPGRQPDGDPVRLAK, from the coding sequence ATGAACGACCGTACGCCGATGCTCGCCCAGCCGATGCGGCCGCCCACCGCCGGACGCGCCGCCGCCTGCCTCGCGTTCTTCGTGCTCGGCGCCGTGGTCGGCGTGGCCGGGGCGCTGGTACAGCCCGGCTGGTTCCCGGGCGGGCTGCTGCTCGCCCTGGCCGGTGAGGCCGGTGCCGTCCTGGGGGCGACCCGCGTCCTGCGCGGCCGGGCCGGGGGCGTAGCGGTCGCCGCGGGCTGGATGCTCGCCGTCGTCCTGCTCACCGCCAGCCGCACCGAGGGCGACTTCGTCTTCGCCGCCGGGAGCGGCTCCTATCTCTTCCTGCTCGGGGGCATCGCCGTAGCTGTGATCTGCGCCACCCTCGCCCCGGGGCGGCAACCGGACGGCGATCCCGTCCGACTTGCCAAGTGA
- a CDS encoding ABC transporter permease — MNTLIRLELTRALRNRKFLFFSVIYPSVLFLLIAGNSDSTTKVPGTGLTVPTYMMVSMASFGALTAVLMGNSERIAKEREGGWVRQLRLTTLPGRGYVLAKTASAAVVSLPSIVIVFAVAAAVKDVTLDAWQWLALTGAIWAGSFVFAALGVAIGYLASGDAVRPITMLTYFGLSMLGGLWMPTTSFPDWLQDIAKWLPTHAYAALGRAIEQSHAPHVQDLAVLVVSFVLFAGGAAWLYRKDTLKA, encoded by the coding sequence GTGAACACGCTGATCAGGCTGGAACTCACCCGTGCCCTGCGCAACCGCAAGTTCCTCTTCTTCTCCGTGATCTACCCGTCGGTGCTGTTCCTGCTCATCGCGGGCAACTCCGACAGCACCACGAAGGTCCCCGGCACCGGCCTGACCGTCCCGACCTACATGATGGTCTCCATGGCGTCCTTCGGCGCCCTCACGGCCGTCCTCATGGGCAACAGCGAGCGCATCGCCAAGGAGCGCGAGGGCGGCTGGGTGCGTCAACTGCGCCTCACCACGCTGCCGGGCCGCGGCTACGTCCTCGCCAAGACCGCGAGCGCCGCCGTCGTCAGCCTGCCGTCCATCGTCATCGTCTTCGCCGTCGCCGCGGCCGTGAAGGACGTGACCCTGGACGCCTGGCAGTGGCTCGCCCTCACCGGCGCGATCTGGGCCGGCAGCTTCGTCTTCGCGGCGCTCGGCGTCGCCATCGGCTACCTGGCCAGCGGGGACGCGGTCCGCCCGATCACGATGCTCACCTACTTCGGCCTGTCCATGCTGGGCGGTCTGTGGATGCCCACGACGAGCTTCCCCGACTGGCTCCAGGACATCGCGAAGTGGCTGCCCACGCACGCGTACGCTGCCCTCGGGCGGGCCATCGAGCAGAGCCACGCCCCGCACGTCCAGGACCTCGCCGTCCTCGTGGTGTCGTTCGTCCTGTTCGCGGGCGGCGCGGCCTGGCTGTACCGGAAGGACACCCTGAAGGCGTGA
- the mshB gene encoding N-acetyl-1-D-myo-inositol-2-amino-2-deoxy-alpha-D-glucopyranoside deacetylase: MTELPSRRLLLVHAHPDDESINNGATMARYAAGGAHVTLVTCTLGERGEVIPPELAHLTGAALGQHRRRELTAAMAELGVRDVRLLGGAGRYSDSGMMGLPDNDDPACFWQADVDEAAAHLVEVIREVRPQVLVTYDDNGGYGHPDHIQAHRVAMRAVELAADAGLPIPKVYWNRVPRPVVEESFARLREDLPGTPFTKAADVDDVPGVVPEERITTEIDGTAHAGAKAAAMRAHATQITVAGPYFVLSNELAQPVLTTEYYELVRGERAPGPRETDLFAGVEEAS; the protein is encoded by the coding sequence ATGACGGAACTGCCCTCCCGGCGTCTGCTGCTGGTGCACGCGCACCCGGACGACGAGTCGATCAACAACGGCGCGACCATGGCCAGGTACGCGGCCGGGGGTGCCCACGTCACCCTGGTCACGTGCACCCTCGGTGAGCGCGGCGAGGTCATCCCGCCCGAGCTCGCGCATCTGACGGGCGCCGCCCTGGGCCAGCACCGCCGCCGTGAACTCACCGCCGCCATGGCCGAGCTCGGCGTCCGCGACGTCCGCCTGCTCGGCGGCGCCGGGCGCTACAGCGACTCCGGGATGATGGGCCTGCCCGACAACGACGACCCCGCCTGCTTCTGGCAGGCAGACGTCGACGAGGCCGCCGCGCACCTCGTCGAGGTGATCCGCGAGGTCCGCCCCCAGGTCCTCGTCACCTACGACGACAACGGCGGCTACGGCCACCCCGACCACATCCAGGCCCACCGCGTCGCCATGCGCGCCGTCGAGCTGGCCGCAGACGCCGGGCTGCCGATCCCCAAGGTGTACTGGAACCGGGTCCCCCGGCCGGTTGTGGAGGAGTCCTTCGCACGGCTCCGGGAGGACCTGCCCGGCACGCCCTTCACCAAGGCCGCCGACGTCGACGACGTCCCGGGTGTCGTGCCCGAGGAGCGGATCACCACCGAGATCGACGGCACCGCCCACGCCGGGGCCAAGGCCGCCGCGATGCGTGCCCACGCCACCCAGATCACCGTGGCCGGACCGTACTTCGTGCTCTCCAACGAACTCGCCCAGCCGGTCCTCACGACCGAGTACTACGAGCTGGTGCGAGGCGAGCGGGCCCCCGGCCCGCGGGAGACGGACCTGTTCGCCGGCGTCGAGGAGGCCTCATGA